A window of the Dickeya dianthicola NCPPB 453 genome harbors these coding sequences:
- a CDS encoding DUF1107 domain-containing protein, translating into MRIFERYNPLKVAKYVKILFRGRLYIKGIGAFEFDQGRILLPKTQDKQHLVVMSEVNRQVLKLQAELG; encoded by the coding sequence ATGAGGATCTTCGAACGTTACAACCCTTTGAAGGTCGCCAAGTATGTGAAAATCCTGTTTCGTGGAAGACTCTACATTAAAGGGATTGGCGCTTTTGAATTTGATCAGGGCCGCATTCTGTTGCCCAAAACGCAGGATAAACAGCATCTGGTGGTGATGTCTGAAGTCAACCGTCAGGTACTGAAGTTGCAGGCTGAACTGGGTTGA
- the cysQ gene encoding 3'(2'),5'-bisphosphate nucleotidase CysQ — MLEQICQLAREAGDAIMQVYNGQQPLNVAHKKDDSPVTAADLAAHEVIARGLAELHPEIPMLSEEDPQTWSERQHWQRYWLVDPLDGTKEFLNRNGEFTVNIALVDNGQPVLGVVYVPVTGVMYAAADGKAWKEEGGKRRAIQVKDARPPLVVVSRSHADAELDDYLRQLGEHHTVSIGSSLKFCLVAEGKAQLYPRFGPTNVWDTAAGHAVALAAGAQVHDWQGRSLSYLPRESFLNPGFRVSLF, encoded by the coding sequence ATGTTAGAACAGATCTGCCAACTGGCGCGTGAGGCGGGAGACGCCATCATGCAGGTTTATAACGGTCAGCAGCCGCTGAACGTAGCGCATAAAAAAGACGACTCGCCGGTGACGGCGGCTGATCTGGCGGCACACGAGGTGATTGCGCGTGGGCTGGCTGAGCTGCACCCTGAGATTCCGATGTTGTCGGAAGAGGACCCGCAGACGTGGTCCGAACGTCAGCACTGGCAGCGTTACTGGCTGGTGGACCCGCTGGACGGCACCAAAGAATTTCTCAATCGCAACGGCGAGTTTACCGTCAATATCGCGCTTGTCGATAACGGTCAGCCGGTGCTGGGCGTGGTATACGTGCCGGTGACCGGAGTGATGTACGCCGCGGCGGACGGCAAGGCCTGGAAAGAAGAGGGAGGAAAACGCCGCGCCATTCAGGTGAAAGACGCCAGACCGCCGCTGGTCGTAGTGAGCCGCTCCCACGCCGATGCGGAGCTGGACGATTATCTGCGACAGCTGGGCGAACACCATACTGTGTCTATCGGCTCGTCGCTGAAGTTCTGTTTGGTGGCGGAGGGCAAGGCCCAGCTTTATCCGCGTTTCGGGCCGACCAACGTTTGGGATACCGCCGCCGGGCACGCGGTGGCGCTGGCCGCCGGCGCACAGGTGCATGACTGGCAAGGGCGCTCGCTCTCTTATCTGCCGCGCGAATCTTTCCTGAATCCGGGCTTTCGCGTTTCACTGTTCTGA
- a CDS encoding bifunctional 2',3'-cyclic-nucleotide 2'-phosphodiesterase/3'-nucleotidase codes for MKHKLVLSLLAIAIANATQAATVDLRVLETTDLHSNMMDYDYYKDSPTDKFGLVRTASLIQAARQQAVNSVLVDNGDIIQGSPLGDYIAAKGLQKGDVHPVYQAMNTLDYAVGNIGNHEFNYGLDYLHHALAGAHFPYINANVLDAKTGKPLFTPYLIEKKTVKDRDGNTHELRIGYIGFVPPQIMVWDKANLSGKVTVADITETAKKWVPELRKQGADVVIAIPHSGLSTEPYKAMAENSVYYLSQTPGIDAIMFGHTHAVFPSKDFAGITGADIAKGTLNSVPAVMPGQWGDHLGVVDLVLNNDNGQWTVTEGKAEARPIYDKAQKKSLAAEDAQLVNVLADAHQKTREFVSKPIGKASDNMYSYLSLIQDDPTVQIVNNAQTAYVEHFIQGDPDLTELPVLSAAAPFKAGGRKNDPASYVEVEKGQLTFRNAADLYLYPNTLVVVKVKGEQVREWLECSAGQFNQIDAHKREPQPLINWDGFRTYNFDVIDGVNYQVDVTQPARYDGECQLINASAHRIKDLTFKGKPIDPQATFLIATNNYRAYGEKFAGTGEKQVAFASPDENRAVLAAYIGAETKKAGEVKPAADNNWRLAKIVSDTPLDIRVETSPSPKAAAFIKENSQYPLTLVGNDDIGFAVYRLDLQK; via the coding sequence ATGAAGCATAAGCTGGTGCTGAGCCTGCTTGCGATAGCCATCGCTAACGCCACTCAGGCAGCCACCGTCGATTTACGGGTGCTGGAAACCACCGATCTTCACAGCAATATGATGGACTATGACTACTATAAAGACAGTCCCACGGATAAATTCGGACTGGTCCGTACCGCCAGCCTGATTCAGGCCGCCCGTCAGCAAGCCGTCAACAGCGTACTGGTGGACAACGGCGACATTATTCAGGGCAGCCCGCTAGGCGACTACATCGCCGCCAAAGGGTTGCAGAAAGGCGACGTACACCCGGTCTATCAGGCGATGAACACACTGGATTACGCAGTCGGCAATATCGGTAACCACGAATTCAATTACGGGCTGGACTACCTGCATCATGCGCTGGCCGGCGCCCATTTCCCGTATATCAACGCCAACGTGCTGGACGCCAAAACCGGCAAACCACTGTTTACGCCTTATCTTATCGAAAAGAAAACGGTGAAAGACCGTGACGGCAACACCCACGAACTGCGCATTGGGTATATCGGCTTCGTGCCGCCGCAAATCATGGTCTGGGACAAAGCCAACCTGAGCGGCAAAGTCACGGTGGCGGACATCACCGAAACCGCGAAGAAATGGGTGCCTGAACTGCGCAAACAGGGGGCGGACGTAGTGATAGCCATCCCGCACTCCGGCCTGTCGACGGAGCCGTACAAAGCGATGGCGGAAAACTCGGTCTACTACTTAAGCCAGACTCCCGGTATTGACGCCATTATGTTCGGCCATACCCACGCGGTATTCCCGAGCAAGGATTTCGCCGGCATCACCGGCGCCGACATCGCCAAAGGCACGCTGAACAGCGTTCCCGCCGTGATGCCTGGCCAGTGGGGCGACCACCTCGGCGTGGTGGACCTGGTGCTGAACAACGACAACGGCCAGTGGACAGTGACCGAAGGCAAGGCGGAGGCGCGCCCGATCTACGACAAAGCGCAGAAGAAATCACTGGCGGCGGAAGACGCGCAGTTGGTCAACGTGCTGGCGGACGCCCATCAGAAAACCCGCGAATTTGTCAGTAAGCCCATCGGCAAGGCTTCCGACAACATGTACAGCTACCTATCGCTGATTCAGGACGACCCGACGGTTCAGATAGTCAACAACGCGCAGACAGCGTATGTCGAGCATTTTATTCAGGGCGACCCGGATCTGACGGAACTGCCGGTGCTGTCCGCAGCGGCGCCGTTCAAGGCCGGCGGCCGCAAGAACGACCCGGCCAGCTACGTGGAAGTGGAGAAAGGCCAACTGACCTTCCGTAACGCCGCCGACCTCTATCTCTATCCCAACACGCTGGTGGTGGTGAAAGTTAAAGGCGAGCAGGTACGGGAATGGCTGGAATGCTCCGCCGGTCAGTTCAACCAGATTGACGCGCATAAACGCGAGCCGCAGCCGCTCATCAACTGGGATGGGTTTCGCACCTATAACTTTGACGTCATTGACGGCGTGAACTATCAGGTAGACGTCACCCAGCCCGCCCGTTACGACGGCGAGTGTCAGTTGATCAACGCCAGTGCGCACCGCATCAAGGATCTGACCTTCAAAGGCAAACCTATCGATCCGCAGGCCACGTTCCTGATCGCCACCAACAACTACCGCGCCTATGGCGAGAAATTCGCCGGCACCGGTGAAAAACAGGTCGCGTTCGCTTCGCCGGATGAAAACCGTGCGGTGCTGGCCGCCTATATCGGCGCCGAAACGAAAAAAGCCGGCGAGGTAAAACCGGCCGCGGACAACAACTGGCGTCTGGCGAAAATTGTCAGCGATACCCCGCTGGATATCCGGGTGGAGACATCGCCGTCGCCGAAAGCGGCTGCCTTCATCAAGGAAAATTCGCAGTACCCGCTAACGCTGGTGGGTAACGACGACATCGGCTTTGCCGTCTACCGTCTTGATCTACAAAAATAA
- the ytfE gene encoding iron-sulfur cluster repair protein YtfE has translation MHYRDQPLGELAITIPRATALFREFNLDFCCGGKQTLLRAASKQALDIEMLESRLTILAAQPSTEKDWQQASLGEIIQHIISRFHDRHREQLPELIRMAEKVERVHHDKPACPHGLTNQLMLIHDDLAQHMMKEERILFPMIQSGMGAQAGGPISMMEHEHDDAGQQLEVVKTITNNVTPPDNACTTWRALYTGINEFIDDLMEHIHLENNQLFPRALRGE, from the coding sequence ATGCATTACCGCGACCAACCATTAGGCGAACTGGCCATCACCATCCCTCGCGCCACCGCGCTGTTCCGTGAATTCAACCTCGATTTCTGCTGTGGCGGCAAACAGACGCTGCTGCGCGCCGCCAGCAAACAGGCGCTGGATATCGAAATGCTGGAATCGCGCCTGACCATTCTGGCGGCGCAGCCGTCAACGGAAAAAGACTGGCAGCAGGCGTCTCTGGGCGAAATTATCCAGCACATCATCAGCCGTTTCCACGATCGTCACCGCGAGCAGTTGCCGGAATTGATCCGGATGGCCGAAAAAGTGGAACGTGTACACCACGATAAACCAGCCTGCCCGCACGGACTGACCAATCAACTGATGCTGATTCACGACGATCTGGCGCAGCACATGATGAAAGAAGAGCGGATCCTGTTCCCGATGATTCAGTCCGGTATGGGCGCGCAAGCCGGCGGGCCGATTTCGATGATGGAACACGAACACGATGACGCCGGTCAGCAACTGGAAGTGGTCAAAACGATCACCAACAACGTTACGCCGCCAGACAATGCCTGCACCACCTGGCGCGCGCTGTATACCGGCATCAACGAGTTTATCGACGACCTGATGGAGCACATCCATCTGGAAAACAACCAGTTATTCCCGCGGGCGCTGCGGGGCGAATAA
- a CDS encoding DUF2502 domain-containing protein, protein MIKPLLFGAIITGVLLSAMPAAQADSLSLALPGVYLHIGDRDDRGYYWDGDRWCDPDSWHERRRHHARPVYYQYYDYAPPPPPRRVVVVEAPPPVYVVPGGPRGPGPGWGWGPGPHHGGGPRW, encoded by the coding sequence ATGATTAAGCCACTTTTATTCGGTGCCATTATAACGGGTGTACTGTTGTCGGCGATGCCTGCCGCACAGGCCGACAGCCTGAGTCTGGCGCTGCCGGGTGTGTATCTTCACATCGGCGATCGTGACGATCGTGGCTATTACTGGGACGGCGATCGTTGGTGCGACCCAGACAGTTGGCATGAGCGCCGTCGCCATCATGCCCGCCCGGTTTATTACCAATATTACGACTATGCACCGCCCCCCCCGCCACGCCGTGTTGTGGTGGTAGAAGCCCCGCCGCCGGTTTATGTCGTTCCTGGCGGACCACGCGGGCCTGGCCCTGGATGGGGTTGGGGTCCCGGTCCTCACCACGGCGGTGGTCCTCGCTGGTAA
- the fklB gene encoding FKBP-type peptidyl-prolyl cis-trans isomerase, whose product MTTPSYDSVEAQASYGIGLQIGQQLQESGLEGLIPDALVAGLCDALEGNAPVVPVDVVHRALREVHERADEVRRERQREQAAEGQRFLEANAGKDGVNSTESGLQFRVLTQGEGAIPARQDRVRVHYTGRLIDGAVFDSSVQRGQPAEFPVSGVIPGWIEALTLMPVGSKWELYIPQNLAYGERGAGASIPPFSTLIFEVELLEIL is encoded by the coding sequence ATGACAACGCCTTCTTATGACAGCGTCGAAGCGCAGGCAAGCTACGGCATTGGCCTGCAGATTGGTCAACAACTGCAGGAATCTGGTCTGGAGGGGTTGATCCCCGATGCGCTGGTCGCGGGGCTGTGCGATGCGCTGGAAGGAAACGCGCCTGTGGTGCCGGTTGATGTGGTACATCGCGCGTTGCGTGAAGTGCATGAGCGGGCGGATGAGGTGCGTCGTGAGCGTCAGCGTGAGCAAGCGGCGGAAGGGCAGCGCTTTCTGGAAGCCAACGCCGGCAAAGACGGCGTCAACAGCACCGAGAGCGGCCTGCAATTTCGTGTGCTGACGCAGGGCGAAGGCGCAATCCCGGCGCGTCAGGATCGGGTTCGGGTTCACTACACCGGCCGCCTGATTGACGGCGCCGTGTTCGACAGCTCGGTGCAGCGCGGCCAGCCGGCGGAATTCCCGGTCAGCGGCGTGATTCCGGGTTGGATCGAAGCGCTGACGCTGATGCCGGTCGGTTCGAAGTGGGAGCTCTATATTCCTCAGAATCTAGCGTATGGCGAACGTGGCGCGGGCGCGTCCATCCCGCCGTTCAGCACGTTGATTTTTGAAGTGGAACTGCTGGAAATCCTGTAA
- a CDS encoding LysM-like peptidoglycan-binding domain-containing protein: MGRIAPRRKQSAWNHLTLWQSCQNWLTQWRRRKDIPGEPEESADEAETVTPAPAPRRRHRRQLSWLRTLWHLPDDFSWMEPLPYLHRRCILILLCLLLLALLWPVSPPASAPSRQVDVPLSSQSAPLQAQLVDPAATASQTPRPATPGAHWQSYQIASGQTLAQLFRDNNLPVNDVFAMAQEEGQSKPLSNLRTGQKIQLQLNTQGMVSQLEIDTPDGQQVQFVRQQDGSFIRIR, encoded by the coding sequence ATGGGCAGAATCGCGCCCAGGAGAAAGCAATCCGCCTGGAATCACCTGACGCTATGGCAATCCTGCCAGAACTGGCTGACCCAATGGCGTCGACGCAAGGACATTCCCGGTGAACCGGAAGAAAGCGCAGACGAGGCGGAGACGGTTACCCCGGCCCCCGCGCCACGCCGCAGGCATCGCAGACAGCTATCCTGGCTGCGGACGCTTTGGCATCTGCCGGATGATTTCAGCTGGATGGAACCGCTGCCCTATCTTCACCGTCGTTGTATTCTGATTTTGCTGTGTTTGCTGTTGCTGGCGCTGCTGTGGCCGGTGTCCCCGCCCGCCTCCGCGCCTTCCCGTCAGGTGGACGTACCGCTCAGCTCGCAGAGCGCGCCGCTACAGGCGCAATTGGTGGACCCGGCTGCCACCGCCAGCCAGACGCCGCGCCCGGCGACGCCTGGCGCCCACTGGCAATCCTACCAGATAGCCTCCGGCCAGACGCTGGCCCAGTTATTTCGCGACAACAACCTTCCCGTCAACGATGTCTTCGCTATGGCGCAGGAGGAGGGGCAAAGCAAGCCGCTCAGCAATCTGCGGACCGGGCAGAAAATCCAGCTACAGCTCAATACGCAAGGTATGGTGAGCCAGCTTGAGATCGACACCCCGGACGGTCAACAGGTGCAGTTCGTCCGCCAGCAGGATGGCTCTTTCATCCGCATTCGCTGA
- a CDS encoding DUF488 domain-containing protein, with amino-acid sequence MSEPVQLMRVYDAQPPFSFPSFLVDRLWPRGIAKSRLPGVVWLKDVAPGHELRRWFHANPVQWETFVGMYRAELSQHTAWRPLVTLLRQSPPITLLYGSRDTERNHAMVLRDFLIEQAALSECG; translated from the coding sequence ATGAGCGAGCCGGTCCAATTGATGCGTGTCTATGATGCGCAGCCCCCTTTTTCTTTCCCCTCGTTTCTGGTCGACAGGTTGTGGCCGCGCGGCATAGCCAAAAGCCGTCTGCCCGGCGTCGTCTGGCTTAAAGACGTCGCGCCAGGCCATGAGCTACGGCGTTGGTTTCACGCCAATCCGGTGCAATGGGAAACCTTTGTCGGGATGTACCGTGCGGAACTGAGTCAGCACACCGCGTGGCGGCCGCTGGTGACGTTACTGCGTCAGTCCCCGCCGATAACCCTGCTGTATGGCAGCCGGGATACGGAGCGGAATCATGCGATGGTGTTGCGAGATTTTCTGATAGAACAGGCAGCGCTCAGCGAATGCGGATGA